The Trichomycterus rosablanca isolate fTriRos1 chromosome 17, fTriRos1.hap1, whole genome shotgun sequence DNA segment TGATGTAATGTTTATTTTGGCTCGTGGTATGCATTGGAAGTATCGGCTTTCATTGTGCAACATCAACAGAACATCTCAGAACAACGAAAGCGAACCGCATGTGTTTTAACCACACAATCATGTGTTCAACaactttatttacacaatgactcTCAAGCTCTGAACAGTGGAATTCTGACCACATAAATGTAACACTGCATTCATTCACCAGGCAAACAGACACCACTCCTTTGGCTCTGCGATGCAAAGGAGCTTTAAGGAGGAATTGGGACTGAGGAAGAGCTTtccaatatattaataaaagtaacacAGTGGTACCACCCAGGATACATCCCATACTTCTCAAATGAGATAAAAtctaataaatcattaataataataataataatataaagaaaataataaaaaattaccaataataatattaatcaataacGATAATATAGGCCCAATCACAAAATAAATGAGGTCACCTGAAAcagttaataaacaataaaaaaaattccttTGGTCaagtgaaaaaaacaacaaacaaacaaaaaccaaaaataaaagaGCACTGCCCATGCCAGTATCCCGAGTCCCATTAGGGTGTTTTTTGGGATTTTTGTTGTACAACAGACTATCTTGTTGAGGCTCTAAGGCTGAGGAAGGAAGAGCAGAAGGCAACCTGGTTTACGGTGTTACTCTCGCGCCATGCTGCAGCATGCTTTGGGAGAGGAGAGGAAGAACAGAGAAGAGGAGGACAGGCAGAGTATGCATTCAGAGTGCAGGCGAGGCAGCTTCAGCGTCAGGCTCGTTGTAGTTGTTGCTGTAGTGGTGTCCTGGTGCAGGATGATTGGGTAGAATGTCCAGCTCGTCCACCTGAGGCCCGGGGTGCAGCGCAACCAGCTGGTCCTGTGGAATGTCGGCGGCAGCTGCTGCCAAGTTAGTGATGGATTTGCTCTTAACGCACTGGAAGTCCACGTGCCGGCTCTTGCCCTCTTCCTTCTCCCAGGACATTCGAATAAAGGGCCTTTGGACGTAGTTGTAGATGACCTCAGGTCTGCCACCTGGCCGCTTCTTGACCTTCTCTTTGTAGGTGGGATagcctataaaaaaaaaaaaaggatttccCCCCACCCAagactttatttaaataaatcagtgcATGTATGACATGTACACATGCAAACATGTATACAGATTTTGGGAATTCATGGTAAATGTTTCAAAATTCCATTGGTTGACTGAGCTGAATGACTGCCCTGACATGCAACCCTAATTTGAAATTTGATTGGTTTGTTCAGGAAGTCATCTTAATAAGTTTCATTACAACGGCAACAGGCTATTTTGCATTTTCAGATTTTGCCAGTATTTGTTTTAGAAATGCTAGTTAACATGCCTCCCAAGCATTGGGTGATTCAATAACTGTTTCTACTAACAAAATAATGATTGTGGGTCATACAGCCATAATGTCCAGCACAAACAATATTGAAAATCTTATCTATGATTACAGTGAGCATTAAAGTGTGGTGAGtctatcattttttttttgtatttgtgcctattcagtcaaaaaaggcAATTGTCAGGTCATTTGACAATTGATGAAATGGGATTGACGCTcagtgcacagagccctgaacttaATTCCATTAAACACATTCGGTTTGAAAAAGATTTTGATAAGCACTACAATTTCTCCACACCAAGGTTGTTCAAACAATTTCTCCACACCAAGGTTGTTCAAACATATTTTGCACATTCatgcaaaaatagaaaagaACCTTCCTCTAACTGTTGCCATAAgcacagggctctagagtgcgaccaatttggtcgcacatgcgacctaatttctcaatggtgcgactaaaaaaaatctcaggtcgcaccggtgcgaccaggcgtccgagggaaagAAAAAacgacacacattaggccaatatcatggtctaaaccaatcagagatagtgaagggcgggacaatattgtagcggtgatgtgagcgacattcagctcagccaatcagaatgcagcaccacgtgcgttcggacgttctgccgtaagtttagttttgtatatgagactcgccggatgtccccagaatgaaagttcgggttctggagctcggcggtgtaaagtgttgtaacgctcacttaagtcctgactaaacagttaaagtgactctaccctgtcgtgtgcctttattcccacacctccaccaccgcacagcaaaagacccgcagcatccccaccggacagcggctaggtgagccgaccctctacagtagcaaggggctaatgctagcggtaaagtgccgcgatagtgaaagtaaaaacacgacaatattttcgttaagtaaaatataaaaataactaaaagaccaaaatatattacaatacatgtagtcaaaatacgcagtgagtgcaccgcaagcgattttgggaatctgtgtaaaagattcagtaaagccgataatataatgcactgcatttaagattacactctaacacacacacaaacatatacatataattttaaatatacacacacatataaatagatatacacacatacatacacatttactctattatttttataatttttataagtgtgctataattagtctgtaatactataattaactgtaaagaagacagtggccggcaatagtatatttgtgactggttctaatacatttcgaattgaaaggctgaaaaagcccaatgcatctataaaacacattacatgccgcaataaatgcactgcccaagtgtcccctctcccctctgcccttcattgtcaggcagcagcaaacagatcatcagacgaggccatgttgaccagattgttagttatttccaagtcaatattgcctgtatggacagtgattaaaaaaaaaaaaaaaaaaaaagtgaacctgtaaaactgcggtgttaaatgcgatgcggtcgaaaatttgggtgcacctaacttttgtgctggtgcacctaagaaaaaaagttaggtgcaccagtgcaaccagtgcaaaacgttagtctagagccctgaagcatgttatttattttgcatGATTGATTTTACACACTCGTTAGCAATGAGTGAAGCTTTAGTTGATTTATGCTGTTTTGTGTTATTTGTAgggatacactctacccacaacgCGATGCAcgatttttttaactgaaatcGAAGacaattcaaaattgttttgcatagtttgtaactacctcagaaataaaatggcattcattatttgataaataaaagataatcacaaattaAGTTATTTGTAacatgtattatactgtataaatatgaCTGCTGTTCacaactaataaaaaaacaccacaCACTTACCTTCAATGCCTAATCTTATTTTCTTCAGTCCCCTTTCCTTCAAAACTGATTTGGCAACATCTCTGTTTTCAATATATTTGAAGAATCGGTAGAgttttgtactgtatatgactgAAAAAGaagattaaaaatgcatttagcCAAAGATAATGTACTGTACTAATGGccataaataaaccaaaatcatATACAAAACACAAGATTATGTAACATCATGACCTTCCTAGACTTATCCAAATCTACTTTATTTAATGTACAAATCTACAtatcaaatgaataaatgatttttttaatgggACGCTATAAGCTTGACGGTTAACAGTGACAACAACTGGTTGTCAGTttaaagaaaaagcaaaaattaGCATCACTTAGACTCTGGAGATTTTTGTGTAAAACTACCACATACTGTCCACCAGACATTGTCTTACTCACTCTGTGAATACTCCTCTCCCATCTGGGGTGGATACTCCTCGTCCCAGTCCACCACATCGTCATCGGTGAGAACAACAATGTGGCACTCCCTCTCTCCACTCTGAGCGCTGGCCACCATCAGAGGCAACACCATTTCTTCCAGGTAGAACTCAAACTGTTGTCGTGCACCATCATTTGACAGCTCGTGCATCAAGGCGCCTGTGAAGAACAGATTTATTAAACACGAATGACCAGCTGTTGTAACCTTTTCTTTGAGAAGATATGAAACTGTAGGATCATTGGTTTCTAAACTGCAAACAACCTTGTATGCCCCAAGATATATGGTCAACAGTATGTCGACAGCCCCTTAATTAccaagtttaggtgtttcagccgaACCCATGTCTACCAAATAAttccaataaaataaactatgGGAATAGGATGGCGGACAAGCTCATGtgtgacaagctcatggtcaggtgtgcaAATATATATGGATATATTGTGTATTAAAGTAAGCCCTAgctcaatacacacacacatataagtACTAAGTTATTACTTACACCAAAGTTTAACTGGAATAAACCTGGTGTGACCACGGCTTAGCCAAGTACATGTACTCACTTAAGTCCCTGCACTTGATTGTGCTGTAGTCAAAAGAGATGCACAGATAGTCACATGCTTCCCTCAGTTCTGGAATGGAGATTCCATCAGGGCAGCGGATTATTCCTGTCTTGTAGTAATCCTGCCAGTTAGAACAAACCAGACATAAAAAAAGCCATTAACAAACCTGCACCAAAGACTTTAGGCTTAAACACAAAAATGCCTCACAAGCCAAGGCTCAAACTGCTCACACCATTTTACATCCAGAGTATCAAGGGAGACAAAGATCACTTAGCTGAAAAAAGAAATGCATAAAGTTTTTTGGTAGTGGTACAGGGATGTGAATAAACCTTCAACTCTCACAGAGATTACTTTCTTCTCCCTAATCTGTTTGGTGCAACAAAAAATTAATTGAAGCAGAAGTCAACTATTTGCACAGGTATTTATTAGACTACTGTTGACTAATCAGTCTAAAACCCTAAAAGTGTTCTACTCAGTGTCCTGGAACATAAGCGGGTGTGATTAGAGCACCAGTTTTTCTGGCAGCTCAAGAGATCTCAGTACAAAGCTGAAGCATATTAAAATGAGCCTTGTGCAATTCATTACTTTAGAGTGCATGCTCACAAGTGTTATGCAAAGCTATCTTaaacaggttttttaagtacagtgctggccaaaagtattggcacccctgcaattctgtcagataatactcaatttcttccagaaaatgattgcaattacaaatgctttgatattaaaatgttcatttaatttgtcttcaatggaaaaccacaaaaataattgtcaaaaagccaaattggatataattccacaccaaacataaaaaagggggtggacaaaagtattggcaccctttaaaaaatcatgtgatgcttctctaatttgtgtaattaacagcacctgttacttacctgtggcacataacaggtggtggcaataactaaatcacacttgcagccagttaaaatggattaaagttgactcaacctctgtcctgtgtccttgtgtgtaccacattgagcatggagaaaagaaagaagaccaaagaactgtctgaggacttgagaagcaaaattgtgaggaagcatgggcaatctcaaggctacaagtccatctccaaagacctgaatgttcctgtgtctaccgtgcgcagtgtcatcaagaagtttaaagcccatggcactgtggctaacctccctagatgtggacggaaaagaaaaattgacgagagatttcaacgaaagattgtgcggatggtagataaagaacctcgactaacatccaaacaagttcaagctgccctgcagtccgagggtacaacagtgtcaacccgtactatccgtcggcgtctgaatgaaaagggactctatggtaggatacccaggaagaccccacttctgacccagagacataaaaaagccaggctggagtttgccaaaacttacctgagaaagccaaaaacgttttggaagaatgttctctggtcagatgagacaaaagtagagctttttgggaaaaggcatcaatatagagtttacaggaaaaaaaacgaggccttcaaagaaaagaacacggtccctacagtcaaacatggcggaggttccctgatgttttggggttgctttgctgcctctggcactggactgcttgaccgtgtgcatggcattatgaagtctgaagactaccaacaaattttgcagcataatgtagggcccagtgtgagaaagctgggtctccctcagaggtcatgggtcttccagcaggacaatgacccaaaacacacttcaaaaagcactagaaaatggtttgagagaaagcactggagactaaagtggccagcaatgagtccagacctgaatcccatagaacacctgtggagagatctcaaaatggcagtttggagaaggcacccttcaaatctcagggacctggagcagtttgccaaagaagaatggtctaaaattccagcagggcattgtaagacactcattgatggttaccggaagcggttgttcgcagttattttgtctaaaggttgtgctaccaagtattaggctgagggtgccaatacttttgtccggcccatttttggagttttgtgtaaaatgataattgatttgacttttttttcattctcttttgtgttttttcattgcaagcaaaataaatgaagatattaataccaaagcatttgtgattgcaatcattttctggaagaaattgagtattatctgacagaattgcaggggtgccaatacttttggccagcactgtatgtAGTCCTGCAGGCTGGAAAACCTCCAAATGAAAGAGGCATAACTCCAAACAGATTGGCCTTAACTCGGAATAGGTTTGCCCTTTCTTAATGCATCGTTATTGGTCATTTTCAAATACATCCAAAAGGCCTGTAATTTAGCAGGCTCTGTACGCTTAAGTatgtaatagaaaaaaaaatttctccGGTCACATACAGTTAAATTGTTACATGTAGTTAGTAATACTGTACAAGCCATAATGTAAGTTAAGTTTAAAGCTACTGTGTTTGCTGGAGCCTCGGGTATCTACCATGACTGTGTACTAATAATTATTAGGAGATTCTAGCGTTAAAACAGAAGTATTGAAGTCAGATATTTATTTGATCATTTAATTTAGATTTGTATGTAAAATATGAATGCAGTTAAGAATATTTGTAAAAACCTAATGACATTACAGtggataaaaacactgaaatccaAATTACAGGAATAGATTAAAATAATCTGAAAAGAGGAAAAATTCACACTTAATCCGGTGGTGACAAAAAGGAAATCACAAGTCTccctaacaataaaaaaacaaactcacCAGAATTGCCCTGAACACAGTAGAACTAATGCCCTCTGCCACATTGTACTCGCCTTTCTCATTAGGCCGTGTGAAATTGTGTTCTCTTCCTGAACCAAACATTCTGAAAAATAcaagaataaataaactttgtttCATGCATAAATAATGACAATTCTAAAATGCATAAGTTTCTTTTGGTTAAAACAAGTTAAAAAACATTAACGTGTGTCTCTAACCTGCCCAGCATGGTGTTGGGCTGAGCGGTAAAAATAGATGGGTCCACCACAAAGCGTGTGTTGTCCACGATGAGTGTGACCCTCTCTGAGGTCCGGTGGGTGCGGGCTCCCTCCTTAGCGTTTTCATAGACGAacaccatctcccctgtgcctatGCTCTTGAAAGTGCTCTCCGAGCTTGACAGGCTACTGTTGCGACTGCTGGAGCCACTGGGAGAGACTCTCTGAGGCCTGGGGCTGTTAGGCCGAGATGAGCCACTATCTCGATCTGtacaaacacaacataaatCAGGCATATTCAAAGTCCTcctatttataataaattagcAGGTGGCATACAATGCTTTGAAATAAATATAAGTTTTACAGATGTTGGTCTGGCATAAAATAGCATGACATTGTATCCAAATATAGCATATCTGTAAACTGACCTCTGTTTTGAACTGGAATAACCTGCTATCATCACATCATAAGAAGATAAACCAGAACATACCTGAATGACTTTCTTTTTGCTAAAATATACACTAAATAAGAAAAACTATACATTAATTATCtactgtcatgtttttttttagtgtgGTTTGTAATAAGGATCTTACCACTAGTGTGTTGTCGTGTGGGTGAGGTAACATTGCGGATGCAGGGGGTGAGCTGGCCTTCAGTTCTTTCATGAGAGGAGTCACGTGAACGGTCACTGGAACGCCGGCGATCTCTCGAGCGCTCACATCCTCCGCTCGCACTGTA contains these protein-coding regions:
- the btbd10b gene encoding BTB/POZ domain-containing protein 10 — translated: MSLYSASGGCERSRDRRRSSDRSRDSSHERTEGQLTPCIRNVTSPTRQHTSDRDSGSSRPNSPRPQRVSPSGSSSRNSSLSSSESTFKSIGTGEMVFVYENAKEGARTHRTSERVTLIVDNTRFVVDPSIFTAQPNTMLGRMFGSGREHNFTRPNEKGEYNVAEGISSTVFRAILDYYKTGIIRCPDGISIPELREACDYLCISFDYSTIKCRDLSALMHELSNDGARQQFEFYLEEMVLPLMVASAQSGERECHIVVLTDDDVVDWDEEYPPQMGEEYSQIIYSTKLYRFFKYIENRDVAKSVLKERGLKKIRLGIEGYPTYKEKVKKRPGGRPEVIYNYVQRPFIRMSWEKEEGKSRHVDFQCVKSKSITNLAAAAADIPQDQLVALHPGPQVDELDILPNHPAPGHHYSNNYNEPDAEAASPAL